The proteins below are encoded in one region of Engystomops pustulosus chromosome 8, aEngPut4.maternal, whole genome shotgun sequence:
- the LOC140075010 gene encoding protein kinase C delta type-like: MSSPSGEKGEDMKRKRETEENDLPKNKSIKISDEEPNICGQASNPGGSKNHRSLSDQNQVPSNHSSGGQKRKLEEDEEEANKKCKLDDNGAATPISTIAPRGLARFNFIKELGRGGFGFVFLASAKDKNSNVAIKVLKKFNKEKIQLEKRVLQHVAGNPYICRLFATFQTPSFAFLVMELLPGGDLERLLEAEGPLDVKTTALCTAEIICGLQHMHKLGVIHRDIKTKNITIDHQGHIRICDFGVAVENMFRGKTTFGGAGTAYYKSPEMITGGPVGSSSDWWSFGVLLFRLLTNEYPFGTCRTMRQLKDVVVAGDPRFPDNFTTETKDIITNLLSKQQLKRLGYCGDIHQHPFYAEIDWERVEAKAIDPPFPPWMDTSPPASLPSDLPFLQDQEGDRCPPEAKTIPDFSYEDPDWLLQQES; encoded by the coding sequence AAAAGGGGGAAGACATGAAGAGGAAGAGGGAGACGGAAGAGAACGATCTACCTAAAAATAAATCCATCAAAATTAGTGATGAAGAACCGAACATCTGCggacaggcctcaaaccctggaggatctaaaaacCACAGGTCCCTGTCTGACCAAAACCAAGTTCCCTCCAACCATTCCTCTGGAGGCCAGAAGAGGAAACTGGAAGAGGACGAGGAAGAGGCCAACAAAAAATGTAAGCTGGATGACAATGGAGCTGCCACCCCTATAAGCACCATCGCTCCCCGTGGACTGGCACGCTTTAATTTCATCAAAGAACTTGGCAGAGGAGGTTTTGGCTTTGTGTTCCTGGCATCAGCTAAAGATAAAAACAGCAACGTGGCCATTAAAGTGCtcaaaaaattcaataaagaaaaaatcCAGCTGGAGAAGAGGGTGCTGCAGCACGTAGCCGGAAATCCCTACATATGCCGCTTATTTGCCACCTTCCAGACACCATCATTTGCATTTCTGGTTATGGAGCTCCTCCCTGGTGGTGACCTCGAGAGACTACTGGAGGCAGAGGGACCCCTTGATGTCAAGACCACCGCCCTGTGTACTGCCGAAATCATCTGCGGTCTACAACATATGCACAAGCTTGGCGTAATCCATCGGGACATAAAAACAAAGAACATCACCATCGATCACCAGGGGCACATAAGGATATGTGATTTCGGAGTGGCAGTAGAGAACATGTTCAGGGGCAAAACCACCTTTGGAGGTGCTGGAACCGCCTATTATAAATCCCCAGAAATGATCACCGGTGGCCCCGTTGGTTCCTCTTCCGATTGGTGGTCGTTCGGAGTTTTGCTGTTCCGGCTACTTACCAATGAATACCCATTTGGAACATGCAGGACAATGCGGCAACTTAAGGATGTGGTTGTGGCAGGAGATCCCAGATTCCCAGACAATTTCACCACCGAGACCAAGGACATAATAACGAACCTGCTCAGCAAACAGCAACTCAAGCGTCTGGGATATTGTGGAGACATACACCAGCACCCATTTTATGCTGAAATAGACTGGGAGAGAGTAGAGGCAAAGGCCATAGATCCTCCTTTTCCACCCTGGATGGACACCAGCCCTCCCGCCAGCCTGCCCTCCGACCTGCCCTTCTTACAGGACCAAGAAGGTGACCGCTGTCCTCCTGAAGCCAAGACCATCCCGGACTTCTCCTATGAAGATCCTGACTGGCTCCTCCAGCAAGAGAGCTAA